The Mastomys coucha isolate ucsf_1 unplaced genomic scaffold, UCSF_Mcou_1 pScaffold4, whole genome shotgun sequence genome has a segment encoding these proteins:
- the Eef2 gene encoding elongation factor 2 encodes MVNFTVDQIRAIMDKKANIRNMSVIAHVDHGKSTLTDSLVCKAGIIASARAGETRFTDTRKDEQERCITIKSTAISLFYELSENDLNFIKQSKDGSGFLINLIDSPGHVDFSSEVTAALRVTDGALVVVDCVSGVCVQTETVLRQAIAERIKPVLMMNKMDRALLELQLEPEELYQTFQRIVENVNVIISTYGEGESGPMGNIMIDPVLGTVGFGSGLHGWAFTLKQFAEMYVAKFAAKGEGQLGAAERAKKVEDMMKKLWGDRYFDPANGKFSKSANSPDGKKLPRTFCQLILDPIFKVFDAIMNFRKEETAKLIEKLDIKLDSEDKDKEGKPLLKAVMRRWLPAGDALLQMITIHLPSPVTAQKYRCELLYEGPPDDEAAMGIKSCDPKGPLMMYISKMVPTSDKGRFYAFGRVFSGVVSTGLKVRIMGPNYTPGKKEDLYLKPIQRTILMMGRYVEPIEDVPCGNIGVQYLNEIKDSVVAGFQWATKEGALCEENMRGVRFDVHDVTLHADAIHRGGGQIIPTARRCLYASVLTAQPRLMEPIYLVEIQCPEQVVGGIYGVLNRKRGHVFEESQVAGTPMFVVKAYLPVNESFGFTADLRSNTGGQAFPQCVFDH; translated from the exons ATG GTGAACTTCACAGTAGATCAGATCCGTGCCATCATGGACAAGAAAGCCAACATCCGGAACATGTCAGTCATCGCCCATGTGGACCATGGCAAGTCCACGCTGACCGACTCCCTTGTGTGCAAGGCGGGCATCATCGCCTCTGCTCGAGCTGGGGAGACACGCTTCACTGACACCCGCAAGGATGAGCAGGAGCGCTGTATCACCATCAAATCCAC TGCCATCTCCCTCTTCTATGAGCTCTCTGAGAACGACCTGAATTTCATCAAGCAGAGCAAGGATGGCTCGGGCTTCCTCATCAACCTCATCGACTCTCCAGGCCACGTCGACTTCTCTTCAGAGGTGACAGCTGCCTTGCGTGTCACCGACGGAGCTCTGGTGGTGGTGGACTGTGTGTCTG GCGTGTGTGTGCAGACAGAAACAGTACTGCGACAGGCTATCGCTGAGCGCATCAAGCCTGTGCTGATGATGAATAAGATGGACCGGGCCCTGCTTGAGCTGCAGCTAGAGCCTGAGGAGCTCTACCAGACCTTCCAGCGCATTGTGGAGAATGTCAACGTTATCATCTCTACCTATGGCGAGGGCGAGAGTGGGCCCATGGGCAATATCATG ATTGACCCTGTCCTGGGCACCGTAGGCTTTGGTTCTGGCCTGCATGGCTGGGCCTTCACTCTGAAGCAGTTTGCAGAGATGTATGTGGCCAAGTTTGCAGCCAAGGGTGAGGGGCAGCTGGGAGCAGCTGAGCGTGCCAAGAAAGTAGAAGACATGATGAAGAAGCTATGGGGAGACCG GTACTTTGACCCAGCCAATGGCAAGTTCAGCAAGTCAGCCAATAGCCCAGACGGGAAGAAGCTTCCCCGCACCTTCTGCCAGCTCATCCTGGACCCCATCTTCAAG GTATTCGACGCCATCATGAACTTCAGGAAGGAGGAGACAGCCAAGCTGATCGAGAAACTGGACATCAAGCTGGACAgtgaggacaaggacaaggagggCAAACCATTGCTCAAGGCTGTGATGCGCCGCTGGCTGCCTGCTGGGGACGCCCTCCTGCAGATGATCACCATCCACCTGCCATCCCCAGTCACTGCACAGAAGTACCGTTGTGAGCTGCTGTACGAGGGGCCACCTGATGACGAGGCCGCCATGG GTATTAAGAGCTGCGATCCCAAAGGCCCCCTTATGATGTACATTTCTAAGATGGTGCCAACTTCTGACAAAGGCCGCTTCTATGCCTTTGGTAGAGTGTTCTCTGGGGTGGTGTCCACTGGCCTGAAGGTCCGGATCATGGGCCCCAACTACACGCCCGGGAAGAAAGAGGACCTGTACCTGAAGCCTATCCAGAG AACCATTCTGATGATGGGCCGCTATGTGGAGCCAATTGAGGATGTGCCCTGTGGAAACATT GGCGTGCAGTACCTGAATGAGATCAAGGACAGTGTGGTGGCTGGCTTCCAGTGGGCTACTAAGGAG GGCGCTCTTTGTGAGGAGAACATGCGTGGTGTGCGATTTGATGTTCATGATGTGACCCTGCATGCTGATGCCATCCACCGAGGAGGTGGCCAGATCATCCCCACAGCACGCCGCTGCCTCTATGCCAGTGTGCTAACCGCACAGCCCCGTCTCATGGAGCCTATCTACCTGGTGGAAATCCAG tgTCCTGAGCAAGTGGTAGGTGGCATCTATGGTGTCCTGAACAGGAAGCGTGGCCATGTATTTGAGGAGTCCCAGGTGGCTGGTACGCCCATGTTCGTGGTCAAGGCATACCTGCCTGTCAATGAGTCCTTTG GCTTCACCGCTGATCTTCGATCCAACACTGGTGGCCAGGCCTTCCCCCAGTGCGTGTTTGACCAC